CCCCAACGTGACCGCCTGGGATGCGATGGCCGCGACCGACTACATCCTGCCCGCGATCGAGATTCTCGACACGCGCGTGATCCGGCAGGACCCGGAGACCGGTGCGCTGCGCAAGATCACCGACACCATCGCCGACAACGCCGCCAACGCCGGCATCGCGTTGGGCGGTCGACCGGTGTCAGTTGACGACGTCGACATGCGTTGGATCGGTGCGATCGTCTCGCGCAACGCCGAGGTCGAGGAAACCGGCCTCGGCGCCGGTGTGCTCAACCAGCCCGCCCAGGGCATCGCCTGGCTCGCCAACCGCCTGACCACCTACGGCGCGGGTCTGCGCGCCGGTGATGTGGTGCTGTCGGGCTCCTTCGTGCGCCCGGTCGAGTGCCCGCACGGCAGTACCCTGCTCGCCGATTTCGGTGAGTTCGGCAGTGTCAGCTTGTATTTCGCCTGAGAAACCCCGCATGCCCGCGCCTACCAACCTGCTCAAACGCCGCCTGCTCAACCGCGAGCTCACCACCGGTCTCTGGCTCGGCTTCGCCGACCCCTACCTCAGCGAGCTCAGCGCCCGCGCCGGTTTCGACTGGGTCGTGGTAGACAACGAACACTCGCCGAACGACATCAA
The sequence above is drawn from the Pseudomonadota bacterium genome and encodes:
- the hpaH gene encoding 2-oxo-hept-4-ene-1,7-dioate hydratase, with product MTPEQAADIGAALHEAERTRTQIGLISQAHPDMTMDDAYAVQDAFVEAKRDAGAVQRGWKIGLTSKAMRDALKIDIPDSGVLFDDMFFDDGATVPADRFIQPRIEAEIAFVMAEDLSGPNVTAWDAMAATDYILPAIEILDTRVIRQDPETGALRKITDTIADNAANAGIALGGRPVSVDDVDMRWIGAIVSRNAEVEETGLGAGVLNQPAQGIAWLANRLTTYGAGLRAGDVVLSGSFVRPVECPHGSTLLADFGEFGSVSLYFA